One window of the Desulfobotulus mexicanus genome contains the following:
- a CDS encoding HAD-IC family P-type ATPase: protein MKDCFFPLQKISAGVGGAGVKALVDGHAILIGRPDWVADEGVDMAFGEGEILKLRREGKTVLALGMGGRLAGLFAVADTLRPEAAEVVSRLKSMGMRTVLMTGDTPESAAAAASACGVDEVFSEVRPEGKSLTVQELQKSGRRVAMVGDGINDAPALAVADLGIAMGSGTDVAMESGGVVLAGGRLSQVPMVFRMGRVSLRVIRQNLFWAFCYNVLLIPVAAGVLASFVFLPAMLRHLDPMAAALAMALSSLTVVNNSLRLYRSRRLFRE, encoded by the coding sequence ATGAAGGACTGTTTCTTCCCCCTACAGAAAATTTCAGCAGGTGTGGGAGGTGCCGGTGTCAAGGCTTTGGTGGATGGTCATGCCATTTTAATTGGTCGGCCGGACTGGGTGGCGGATGAAGGTGTGGACATGGCATTCGGTGAAGGGGAAATTTTAAAGCTTCGCAGGGAGGGGAAAACCGTTCTGGCCCTTGGGATGGGAGGAAGGCTTGCTGGCCTTTTTGCCGTGGCGGACACCCTGAGACCGGAAGCTGCGGAAGTGGTGTCCCGTTTGAAATCCATGGGTATGCGTACGGTGCTCATGACAGGGGACACGCCGGAAAGTGCCGCAGCCGCAGCTTCTGCCTGCGGCGTGGATGAGGTGTTTTCCGAAGTTCGGCCCGAAGGAAAGTCCCTTACGGTGCAAGAGCTTCAGAAATCCGGCCGCAGGGTGGCCATGGTAGGGGACGGTATCAATGATGCGCCTGCCCTTGCCGTTGCTGATCTGGGGATAGCCATGGGTTCCGGAACGGATGTGGCCATGGAAAGCGGTGGTGTGGTTCTGGCCGGGGGGCGTCTTTCTCAGGTCCCCATGGTTTTCAGGATGGGCAGGGTGAGTCTGAGGGTAATCCGCCAGAATTTGTTTTGGGCTTTTTGCTACAATGTGCTTCTCATTCCAGTGGCCGCAGGGGTATTGGCATCCTTTGTTTTTCTTCCGGCCATGCTTCGTCATCTGGATCCCATGGCTGCGGCACTGGCCATGGCCCTGAGCAGCCTCACCGTGGTGAATAATTCCCTGAGGCTCTACCGATCCCGGCGTCTTTTCCGGGAGTAG
- a CDS encoding amidophosphoribosyltransferase, with protein MGGVFGVARKTDCVGDLFYGTDYLSHLGTKRGGMAVAGPAGFTRKIHSLESTYFRTQFEPDLGLFSGNMGIGVISDTDAQPMVFSSHLGRFALVTVGKIANIEALTKEAHQRRYAFSESSAGDVNPTEIIAMLISAEESFEAGILSVQEKVKGSCTFIILTEKGLYGCRDLLGRTPLILGEKEGSFVFSSESSAFVNLGYEPLMDLGPGESVFINPMGWEKRIPAKDKMQICSFLWVYYGYPSSNYEGINVEAFRYRCGAAMGAKDSVAADFAAGIPDSGIGHAVGYANARGIPYQRPIVKYTPTWPRSFMPQNQKTRALVARMKLIPNRSLIEGKSMVLMDDSIVRGTQLSDNARVLYNYGAENVHMRVACPTLIFPCEFINFSTSRSSLELIGRKAILDLEGNETGNIHRYADASDPKNAEMVAWIQKRMKLTSLKFQTLEDLVGAIGLPKEKLCTHCWDGSSYGH; from the coding sequence ATGGGGGGCGTGTTCGGAGTGGCCCGGAAAACGGATTGCGTGGGAGATCTTTTCTACGGAACAGATTATCTGTCCCATCTCGGCACAAAACGGGGCGGCATGGCAGTTGCCGGGCCTGCGGGCTTTACCCGTAAAATCCACAGTCTGGAATCCACCTATTTCCGCACCCAGTTTGAGCCGGATCTTGGTCTCTTTTCCGGCAATATGGGCATTGGAGTAATCAGCGACACGGATGCCCAGCCCATGGTTTTTTCATCCCACCTGGGTCGTTTTGCCCTGGTAACCGTAGGTAAAATTGCAAACATTGAAGCCCTGACAAAAGAAGCCCACCAGAGACGCTATGCCTTCAGTGAATCTTCCGCCGGCGATGTCAACCCCACCGAAATAATAGCCATGCTCATCAGTGCGGAAGAATCCTTTGAGGCAGGCATTCTTTCCGTACAGGAAAAGGTAAAGGGCTCCTGCACCTTTATCATCTTAACGGAAAAAGGCCTTTACGGTTGCAGGGATCTTCTGGGAAGAACACCTCTGATTCTTGGAGAAAAGGAAGGAAGTTTTGTTTTTTCTTCGGAGTCCAGTGCCTTTGTCAACCTTGGTTATGAACCTCTGATGGATCTGGGTCCCGGAGAATCGGTCTTCATCAATCCCATGGGCTGGGAAAAACGCATCCCTGCAAAGGATAAAATGCAGATATGCTCCTTCCTCTGGGTTTATTACGGTTACCCTTCCTCCAATTATGAAGGCATCAACGTGGAAGCCTTCCGCTACCGCTGCGGTGCGGCCATGGGCGCAAAAGACAGCGTAGCCGCAGACTTTGCCGCAGGCATTCCGGATTCCGGTATCGGCCATGCAGTAGGGTATGCCAATGCAAGGGGAATCCCCTATCAGCGGCCCATCGTCAAATACACCCCCACCTGGCCGAGAAGCTTCATGCCCCAGAATCAGAAAACCAGAGCTCTGGTTGCAAGGATGAAGCTGATTCCCAACCGCAGCCTCATTGAGGGAAAATCCATGGTTCTGATGGATGACTCCATTGTGAGGGGCACCCAGCTTTCGGACAATGCACGGGTTCTCTATAACTACGGCGCTGAAAATGTACACATGCGGGTAGCCTGCCCCACTCTTATTTTTCCCTGTGAATTCATTAATTTTTCCACATCAAGGTCATCCCTTGAGCTCATCGGCCGAAAAGCCATTCTGGATCTTGAAGGCAATGAAACGGGCAACATCCACCGCTACGCCGATGCCAGCGATCCGAAAAATGCAGAAATGGTGGCATGGATACAAAAACGAATGAAACTGACATCCCTTAAGTTCCAGACTCTGGAAGACCTTGTGGGAGCCATCGGTCTTCCCAAGGAAAAACTCTGCACCCATTGCTGGGATGGTTCCAGCTACGGCCACTGA
- the ilvD gene encoding dihydroxy-acid dehydratase, whose product MRSGQVKDGIERAPHRSLFKAMGYTDEEIRRPIIGIANAANDIIPGHVHLDKIVEAVRAGIYMAGGLPVTFGVIGVCDGIAMNHTGMHYSLGSRELIADTIEVMATAHAFDGLVMVPNCDKIVPGMLMAAARLDLPTVVISGGPMLAGKHPEKPGQKVDLISVFEAVGAVKRGTMDERELRLIEDAACPTCGSCSGMFTANSMNCLTEVIGMGLPGNGTVPAVMAERQRMAKYAGMKVMELFEAGITPRSIMTKKAFENALAVDMALGCSTNTVLHLPAIAGEAGVQIDLDMINEVSAKTPHLCSLSPGGKDHIEDLNRAGGISAVMKVLSDAGRIHGDCMTVTGKTVAENIATSRVLDTDVIRPLDNPYHEQGGLAVLFGNLAPEGCVVKQSAVRDEMMVHEGPARVYNSEEAASAAIMAGEIRKGDVVVIRYEGPKGGPGMREMLTPTSTIAGMGLDGDVALITDGRFSGGTRGAAIGHVSPEASSGGPIAFVEEGDIIAINIREKSISLKVDDTVLEKRKVSWMPPAPKITKGYMARYSQRVSSASRGAVLDG is encoded by the coding sequence ATGCGCAGCGGGCAAGTGAAAGACGGCATAGAAAGAGCGCCCCACAGATCCCTTTTCAAGGCCATGGGGTACACGGACGAAGAAATCCGACGGCCGATAATCGGTATTGCCAATGCAGCCAATGACATCATACCCGGTCATGTACACCTTGATAAGATTGTGGAAGCTGTCAGGGCCGGTATTTATATGGCTGGCGGGCTTCCCGTCACCTTTGGAGTCATTGGTGTGTGCGACGGTATTGCCATGAATCATACGGGCATGCATTACTCCCTCGGCAGTCGTGAACTGATAGCCGATACCATTGAAGTCATGGCTACGGCCCATGCCTTTGACGGTCTGGTCATGGTTCCCAACTGTGACAAGATTGTGCCGGGAATGCTCATGGCTGCAGCCCGCCTTGATCTGCCCACGGTGGTGATAAGTGGTGGTCCCATGCTGGCGGGCAAGCATCCTGAAAAGCCGGGTCAGAAGGTGGATCTTATTTCCGTCTTCGAGGCTGTTGGTGCCGTAAAAAGGGGTACCATGGATGAAAGGGAACTGAGGCTTATAGAGGATGCAGCCTGTCCTACCTGTGGTTCCTGTTCCGGTATGTTTACGGCCAATTCCATGAACTGTCTTACGGAAGTCATCGGTATGGGGCTTCCCGGTAATGGTACGGTGCCTGCGGTAATGGCGGAACGGCAGCGCATGGCCAAGTATGCGGGCATGAAGGTGATGGAACTCTTTGAGGCAGGCATCACTCCCCGCAGTATCATGACAAAAAAGGCCTTTGAGAATGCCCTGGCTGTGGATATGGCTTTGGGCTGTTCCACCAATACCGTGCTGCATCTTCCGGCCATAGCAGGCGAAGCCGGGGTACAGATTGATCTTGATATGATCAATGAGGTCAGCGCTAAAACCCCCCATCTCTGTTCCTTAAGCCCCGGCGGTAAGGACCACATTGAAGACCTCAATCGCGCAGGTGGTATTTCTGCTGTGATGAAGGTCCTCTCCGATGCTGGCAGAATTCACGGAGACTGCATGACGGTGACGGGTAAAACCGTTGCGGAGAATATAGCCACAAGCCGGGTGCTGGATACGGATGTGATACGGCCTCTGGATAATCCCTACCATGAGCAGGGAGGTCTTGCAGTTCTTTTCGGCAACCTTGCCCCCGAAGGCTGTGTGGTAAAGCAGTCTGCGGTTCGGGATGAAATGATGGTCCATGAAGGCCCTGCACGGGTTTATAACTCCGAGGAGGCTGCTTCCGCTGCCATCATGGCTGGGGAAATCCGCAAAGGTGATGTGGTGGTGATCCGTTATGAAGGTCCTAAGGGTGGTCCGGGGATGCGTGAAATGCTTACGCCCACCTCCACCATCGCAGGTATGGGGCTGGACGGGGATGTGGCATTGATCACGGATGGTCGTTTCTCCGGTGGAACCAGAGGGGCAGCCATTGGTCATGTATCTCCCGAAGCCAGTAGCGGCGGCCCCATTGCCTTTGTGGAAGAAGGAGATATTATTGCCATTAATATCAGAGAGAAAAGTATCTCTTTGAAGGTGGATGATACGGTGCTGGAAAAGCGGAAAGTCTCATGGATGCCGCCTGCACCGAAAATTACAAAGGGTTACATGGCCCGTTACAGCCAGAGGGTGTCTTCCGCAAGCAGAGGCGCTGTGCTGGACGGGTGA
- the ilvB gene encoding biosynthetic-type acetolactate synthase large subunit, with amino-acid sequence MELTGAQILWQSLKDEGVDTVFGYPGGAVIDFYDALVQYDINHILVRHEQGAVHAADGFARASGKVGVCMVTSGPGATNTVTGIATAYMDSIPMVVITGQVPTSLIGNDAFQEVDIVGITRPCTKHNYLVKDITKLERIIKEAFYIARSGRPGPVLIDIPKDVTNSRTLYQAIQGVHMESYNPTYHPNTKQLAKVVNLIKEAKKPIIFTGGGVVLSKGSEALTKLAQRTNIPVTGSLMGLGSYPGTDEKLWLGMLGMHGTYRANMAISDADLILAIGVRFDDRVTGKTDEFASKATIVHVDIDPTSIHKNVTVDVPVVGDCRLTLEALNQLLDDEDPAVIGPERTEWLAQIKKWKDTNPLGYNQKDCETIKPQYVIEKLFELTKGDAIISTEVGQNQMWAAQYYHFAKPNQWLTSGGLGTMGYGFPAAIGAQMAFPDKVVVDVAGDGSIQMNIQEMATAVQNKLPVKIVILNNQYLGMVRQWQELFYKKNYSQTDMTHAPDFVKLAEAYGAAGFRATKPDEVEEVLKKGLATPGPVIMEFMVSREECVYPMVPAGAPITNMLLV; translated from the coding sequence ATGGAGTTGACAGGCGCACAAATTCTCTGGCAGTCGCTCAAGGACGAGGGCGTGGATACGGTTTTCGGCTATCCCGGCGGCGCTGTCATCGATTTTTATGATGCACTGGTACAATATGATATCAATCATATTCTGGTCCGCCATGAGCAGGGTGCCGTACATGCGGCAGATGGTTTTGCCAGGGCTTCGGGTAAGGTCGGTGTCTGCATGGTAACCTCCGGTCCCGGTGCCACCAACACGGTGACGGGTATTGCCACGGCCTACATGGATTCCATTCCCATGGTGGTGATTACCGGTCAGGTTCCCACCAGTCTCATTGGTAATGATGCCTTTCAGGAAGTGGATATTGTCGGGATTACACGTCCCTGCACTAAACACAATTATCTGGTGAAGGATATAACCAAGCTGGAACGTATCATCAAGGAAGCCTTTTACATTGCCCGTTCCGGACGTCCCGGCCCTGTACTCATTGATATTCCCAAGGATGTTACCAACAGCCGTACCCTTTATCAGGCGATTCAGGGTGTCCACATGGAATCCTACAATCCCACCTACCATCCCAACACCAAGCAGCTTGCCAAGGTGGTGAACCTGATCAAGGAAGCAAAAAAGCCCATTATTTTCACAGGTGGTGGAGTGGTGCTTTCCAAGGGATCCGAGGCCCTGACAAAGCTTGCCCAGAGAACCAATATCCCCGTAACCGGTTCCCTCATGGGTTTGGGGAGCTATCCGGGTACGGATGAAAAACTCTGGCTGGGAATGCTGGGTATGCACGGCACTTACCGGGCGAACATGGCCATTTCCGATGCGGATCTGATTCTTGCCATTGGTGTTCGTTTTGATGACAGGGTGACGGGCAAAACCGACGAGTTTGCCAGCAAGGCCACCATTGTCCATGTGGACATTGATCCAACGTCCATTCATAAGAATGTCACCGTGGATGTGCCTGTGGTGGGAGATTGTCGTCTGACCCTGGAAGCTTTGAACCAGCTTCTGGATGACGAAGATCCTGCTGTGATAGGGCCGGAGCGTACGGAGTGGCTGGCTCAGATAAAAAAATGGAAGGATACCAATCCTCTTGGCTACAATCAGAAGGATTGTGAAACCATCAAGCCCCAGTATGTAATTGAAAAGCTTTTTGAGCTGACCAAAGGCGATGCAATTATCAGTACGGAAGTTGGACAGAATCAGATGTGGGCGGCCCAGTATTATCATTTTGCTAAACCCAATCAGTGGCTGACTTCCGGCGGTCTTGGTACCATGGGCTATGGTTTCCCTGCGGCCATAGGTGCTCAGATGGCATTTCCGGATAAGGTGGTTGTGGATGTGGCAGGGGACGGCTCAATTCAGATGAATATTCAGGAAATGGCCACGGCGGTTCAGAATAAGCTGCCTGTGAAAATTGTTATCCTGAACAATCAGTATCTGGGCATGGTGCGTCAGTGGCAGGAGCTTTTCTACAAGAAGAATTACTCCCAGACAGACATGACCCATGCTCCTGATTTTGTTAAGCTTGCAGAGGCTTATGGCGCTGCCGGTTTCAGGGCAACTAAACCGGATGAAGTGGAAGAGGTTCTGAAAAAGGGACTTGCGACTCCAGGCCCTGTGATCATGGAATTTATGGTTTCCCGTGAGGAATGCGTGTATCCCATGGTTCCTGCCGGAGCCCCCATCACCAACATGCTCTTGGTCTGA
- the ilvN gene encoding acetolactate synthase small subunit produces MNGDKSILSILVDNEPGVLSRITGLFSGRGYNIESLSVAETMEPGISRITMITRGDKHIVEQIKKQLNKLINVIKVLDFTDQRHVLRELALIKVHARAESRAEVLRIVDIFRCKIVDSGPDHYTLEVAADEDKLSALLNMLQPMGIKEIARTGSIALVREMH; encoded by the coding sequence ATGAACGGAGACAAAAGTATTCTTTCCATTCTGGTGGACAACGAACCCGGTGTGCTTTCCCGCATTACAGGGCTGTTTTCCGGCAGGGGATACAATATCGAATCCCTTTCCGTGGCGGAAACCATGGAGCCGGGTATTTCCCGCATCACCATGATTACCCGGGGGGATAAGCACATTGTCGAGCAGATTAAAAAGCAGCTGAATAAGCTCATCAATGTAATCAAGGTGCTGGATTTTACTGATCAGCGCCATGTATTGCGTGAACTGGCCCTGATAAAGGTACATGCCCGTGCGGAAAGCCGGGCGGAAGTTTTGCGTATTGTGGATATTTTCCGGTGCAAGATTGTGGACTCCGGTCCGGATCACTATACCCTTGAAGTGGCCGCAGACGAAGACAAGCTTTCTGCCCTTCTTAACATGCTGCAGCCCATGGGTATCAAGGAAATTGCCCGCACAGGCAGCATTGCTCTGGTCAGGGAAATGCATTAA
- a CDS encoding CGGC domain-containing protein — translation MKKAGIIRCQQTEDICAGTMDFKVAGQGKLAFEKTGPADVVGFVSCGGCPGKKAVMRAKMMVDKGAELIAFASCISKGNPIDFACPHFETMKAAVEKKLGPDIKILDYTH, via the coding sequence ATGAAAAAAGCAGGTATTATCCGTTGCCAGCAGACCGAGGATATCTGTGCCGGAACAATGGATTTCAAGGTGGCAGGGCAGGGTAAGCTTGCCTTTGAAAAAACAGGCCCAGCAGATGTGGTTGGATTTGTCTCCTGCGGCGGATGTCCGGGAAAAAAAGCTGTGATGCGGGCAAAAATGATGGTGGATAAAGGTGCTGAGCTTATTGCCTTTGCTTCCTGTATATCAAAGGGAAATCCCATTGATTTTGCCTGTCCCCACTTTGAAACCATGAAAGCAGCCGTAGAAAAGAAGCTTGGTCCTGATATTAAGATCCTTGATTATACCCACTGA
- the cimA gene encoding citramalate synthase, translating to MTSMLLYDTTLRDGAQGEHINFSAEDKMKIALRLDDMGFHYIEGGWPGANPKDTAFFEAARSITFKNAKLAAFGSTCRPGMKPGDDPLLKALAASEAPVITLFGKTWDLHIERIMENTLEENLRMIRESVGWFVSLGREVIYDAEHFFDGYKDNRDYALETLAAAWEGGSEVLTLCDTNGGSLPHEIEAIMEDVKGWFAERSFEDKRPLKLGIHAHNDSNLAVANSITAVRSGAVMVQGTINGYGERCGNADLTSIIPVMQLKMSIDCMVPERLARIKSLSRFVSETANVPPLNSRPFVGKSAFAHKGGAHVSAVLKEPRGYEHMTPELVGNERRVIMSDYSGKSNVTYKAKEMGIDMEGVDSREVVSEIKRLEQEGYQFEAAEGSFRLLVERMAGRFKPRFQLKNFRVTVEKDKDRHCSSHAVVHIDTPFGEEMSAASGDGPVSALDNALRKALECFYPRDMAHMQLVDYKVRVLDGAGGTASKVRVLIESRDPDTIWSTIGVSEDIIEASWQALADSFHYKLGSSEI from the coding sequence ATGACATCCATGCTTCTCTATGACACCACCCTGAGGGACGGCGCCCAGGGAGAACACATCAATTTTTCCGCTGAAGACAAAATGAAGATTGCCCTGCGCCTTGATGATATGGGCTTTCATTATATCGAAGGCGGATGGCCCGGAGCCAACCCCAAGGATACGGCCTTTTTCGAGGCTGCCAGATCCATTACCTTTAAAAACGCAAAGCTTGCTGCCTTCGGTTCCACTTGCAGGCCGGGTATGAAACCGGGCGATGATCCTCTCCTCAAGGCGCTGGCCGCAAGTGAGGCACCGGTAATCACCCTTTTTGGTAAAACCTGGGATCTCCATATCGAGCGTATCATGGAGAATACCCTCGAAGAAAATCTGCGCATGATCCGTGAGTCCGTTGGCTGGTTTGTTTCTCTGGGTCGGGAAGTGATTTATGATGCAGAGCATTTTTTCGACGGATACAAGGATAACCGGGATTATGCCCTTGAAACCCTGGCTGCCGCATGGGAAGGCGGTTCTGAGGTCTTGACCCTCTGTGACACCAACGGCGGCAGTCTTCCCCATGAAATCGAAGCCATCATGGAAGATGTGAAGGGCTGGTTTGCCGAGCGCTCATTTGAAGATAAGCGTCCTCTGAAGTTAGGGATCCATGCGCACAATGATTCAAACCTTGCCGTTGCCAACAGCATTACCGCCGTGCGCAGTGGTGCTGTCATGGTTCAGGGAACCATCAACGGATACGGAGAGCGCTGCGGTAATGCGGATCTCACATCCATTATACCTGTGATGCAGCTGAAGATGAGCATTGATTGCATGGTGCCGGAGCGTCTGGCCCGCATAAAAAGTCTGTCCCGTTTTGTCAGTGAGACGGCCAATGTGCCTCCCTTAAACAGTCGCCCCTTTGTGGGAAAAAGTGCCTTTGCCCATAAGGGTGGTGCCCACGTGTCTGCGGTTCTCAAGGAGCCAAGGGGCTATGAGCATATGACGCCGGAGCTGGTGGGGAACGAGCGTCGGGTTATCATGAGTGATTATTCCGGCAAGAGCAATGTGACCTACAAGGCAAAGGAAATGGGCATTGATATGGAGGGTGTTGACTCCAGGGAAGTTGTGTCCGAAATCAAGCGCCTTGAGCAGGAGGGTTATCAGTTTGAGGCGGCGGAAGGTTCCTTCCGGCTTCTGGTGGAACGCATGGCTGGTCGTTTCAAGCCCCGTTTCCAGCTGAAAAATTTCCGTGTTACTGTGGAAAAGGACAAGGACAGGCATTGCAGCTCCCATGCCGTTGTGCATATTGATACACCTTTTGGTGAGGAAATGAGTGCCGCTTCCGGAGACGGGCCTGTATCTGCTCTGGACAATGCCCTGCGCAAGGCGCTGGAATGTTTTTACCCAAGAGATATGGCCCATATGCAGCTTGTGGATTACAAGGTCCGTGTGCTGGACGGGGCAGGGGGGACGGCTTCCAAGGTGCGTGTACTCATTGAGTCCAGAGATCCTGATACCATATGGAGTACCATTGGCGTTTCCGAAGATATTATTGAAGCCAGCTGGCAGGCCCTTGCGGACAGTTTCCACTACAAGCTGGGGTCTTCCGAGATTTAG
- a CDS encoding 2-isopropylmalate synthase, whose amino-acid sequence MNNRVIIFDTTLRDGEQSPGASMNTQEKIRIARRLEELGVDVIEAGFPAASEGDFDAVRRIAASVERVQVAALCRASKADIDKAWNAIKEAKHPRIHTFLATSDLHMKYKLQMDPDTVVAKAAEAVRYAKTFTDNVEFSAEDGSRSDKDFLCRVFAAVIEAGATTLNLPDTVGYAVPEEYAALIRYVLANTPGIENVVLSVHCHNDLGLATANTLAALMAGARQAEVTINGIGERAGNTALEEVVMAINTRKNVFGLETGIDTTKIYPVSRTVREITGMMVQPNKAIVGANAFAHESGIHQDGVLKNPMTYEIMQPETVGLAKNNLVLGKHSGRAAIRARLEAMGYTLEPDEINVIFARFKAMADKKKSIQDEDLEALVTESVLRANDVFEVGDIQISCGNTFHPMAGVTIKREGVLLGPVFTSGNGPIDAVFNAIMQLTGMCPELLRFTVSAITGGTDAQGEVTVRIKEGEDVALGRGADLDIVTASARAFVNGLNRLVAIQQNPDRSRETI is encoded by the coding sequence ATGAATAATCGTGTAATTATTTTTGATACCACCCTGCGGGATGGCGAACAGTCGCCCGGTGCCAGTATGAACACCCAGGAAAAAATCCGCATTGCAAGACGTCTGGAAGAGCTGGGTGTGGATGTTATTGAGGCGGGTTTCCCTGCGGCCAGTGAGGGTGACTTTGATGCGGTACGTCGCATTGCAGCCTCCGTGGAACGGGTGCAGGTGGCAGCCCTTTGCCGTGCTTCAAAGGCAGACATTGACAAGGCATGGAATGCCATCAAAGAGGCAAAGCACCCCCGTATCCATACCTTCCTTGCAACCTCCGATCTGCACATGAAGTACAAGCTTCAGATGGACCCGGATACGGTGGTGGCCAAGGCTGCTGAAGCGGTGCGCTATGCCAAAACCTTCACGGACAATGTGGAGTTTTCCGCAGAAGACGGCTCCCGTTCGGATAAGGATTTTCTCTGCAGGGTTTTTGCCGCTGTGATTGAAGCAGGGGCCACCACCTTGAACCTGCCGGATACGGTGGGCTATGCTGTACCGGAAGAATACGCAGCCCTCATTCGTTATGTGCTGGCCAACACGCCGGGCATTGAAAATGTTGTACTGTCCGTGCATTGTCACAATGATCTTGGACTTGCCACTGCCAACACTCTGGCAGCCCTCATGGCAGGAGCCCGTCAGGCGGAAGTGACCATTAACGGCATTGGTGAGCGTGCCGGAAATACTGCCCTGGAAGAAGTGGTCATGGCCATCAATACCCGGAAAAATGTTTTCGGTCTGGAAACGGGCATTGATACCACAAAGATTTATCCCGTGAGCCGTACGGTCAGAGAAATTACCGGTATGATGGTCCAGCCCAATAAGGCCATTGTGGGAGCCAATGCCTTTGCCCATGAATCCGGTATTCATCAGGACGGGGTTCTGAAAAATCCCATGACCTATGAGATAATGCAGCCGGAAACCGTGGGCCTTGCCAAGAACAATCTTGTTCTGGGCAAGCATTCCGGCAGGGCCGCCATCCGTGCCCGTCTGGAAGCCATGGGTTATACTTTGGAGCCTGACGAGATCAATGTTATCTTTGCCCGTTTTAAAGCCATGGCTGATAAGAAAAAGAGTATTCAGGATGAAGATCTGGAAGCTCTGGTCACGGAAAGTGTACTCCGGGCCAATGATGTCTTTGAAGTGGGGGATATTCAGATATCCTGCGGTAATACTTTCCATCCCATGGCAGGGGTTACCATCAAGCGTGAAGGCGTGCTGCTTGGTCCTGTATTCACCAGCGGTAACGGTCCCATTGATGCCGTTTTCAATGCCATCATGCAGCTGACGGGTATGTGTCCTGAGTTGCTGCGTTTTACGGTTTCTGCCATTACAGGGGGAACGGATGCCCAGGGTGAGGTTACGGTGCGGATTAAAGAAGGAGAAGACGTGGCTCTGGGAAGGGGGGCGGATCTCGATATCGTCACGGCCAGTGCGAGGGCCTTTGTCAATGGCCTGAACCGTCTTGTGGCCATACAGCAGAATCCGGATCGAAGCAGGGAGACGATCTGA
- a CDS encoding DMT family transporter, with translation MKINELQAFFRSPAGAVAGGALFLTLAGFFLALMGAIVKAVSAEMSNSMVVFFRNAATCFFIIPQLFLGPGSRLGLKTSHFSLHLLRCCSGLAAMYAYFYALSVLPLGEAVLLSYTSPLLTPVVARVWLKEPLGPVHAAGGLIGFLGILLILRPGFHEIHPAALVALVSAFFASIAMASVRKMGSTEPPFRVVAWFTILATLFSAPAALSSWQTPDLSLAGLFFCLGAVGFVAQLFLTYGYGMAPSARIGPFTYTTVFFASILGTILWAEVLHPMTILGGLLIVGGGILAGRSKG, from the coding sequence ATGAAAATCAATGAACTGCAGGCTTTTTTCCGCTCCCCTGCCGGAGCCGTGGCTGGTGGTGCACTTTTTCTTACCCTCGCGGGTTTCTTCCTTGCCCTGATGGGGGCCATTGTTAAAGCTGTGTCCGCAGAAATGTCCAATTCCATGGTTGTTTTTTTCAGGAATGCAGCCACCTGTTTTTTTATTATACCCCAGCTTTTTCTGGGGCCGGGTTCCAGGCTTGGTCTGAAAACCAGCCATTTTTCATTACATCTTCTTCGCTGCTGTAGTGGTCTTGCGGCCATGTATGCCTATTTTTACGCCTTAAGTGTGCTTCCTTTGGGGGAGGCGGTTCTTTTATCCTACACCAGTCCCCTGTTAACTCCCGTTGTGGCTCGTGTCTGGCTGAAGGAGCCTTTGGGTCCTGTTCATGCCGCAGGAGGATTAATCGGTTTTCTGGGGATTCTTCTGATTCTTCGCCCTGGTTTCCATGAAATCCATCCCGCAGCTCTCGTGGCACTGGTGTCGGCGTTTTTTGCATCCATTGCCATGGCTTCCGTCAGGAAGATGGGATCAACGGAGCCGCCTTTTCGTGTGGTGGCCTGGTTTACAATTTTAGCCACTCTTTTTTCTGCACCTGCGGCCCTGTCTTCATGGCAGACTCCGGATCTTTCACTGGCAGGGCTTTTTTTCTGCCTTGGTGCCGTGGGGTTTGTGGCGCAGCTCTTTCTTACCTATGGCTATGGCATGGCACCTTCTGCACGGATTGGACCTTTTACCTACACCACGGTTTTTTTTGCCAGCATTCTTGGAACAATTCTGTGGGCGGAAGTACTCCACCCTATGACAATTCTTGGAGGTCTGCTGATTGTGGGAGGGGGCATTTTGGCGGGTAGAAGCAAGGGATGA